From Levilactobacillus zymae, a single genomic window includes:
- a CDS encoding carbamoyl phosphate synthase small subunit translates to MAKRYLILEDGSAYAGEGFGAGATTSGEVIFNLNLLGYQETITDQIYHNQIIIFAQPAIGNVGINHDSYESILPTAKGMVVRDLTNISTNRLSRLSLDEFLQQHNIPGISGIDTRHLIRKLRQAGPMKGSIVDVADAHAFDQLNATVLTNRQVDQVATPKPYSNPDTGKNVVVIDFGLKHGILRQLSERRCNVTVLPWTASAQDVLNLDPDGVLLSTGPGSPLDLGTGVLDMIREVQAEIPLFAIGLGHELFALANGAELTALPVEYHGSSHPIRRIITNDVIYATQGQGYAVLAKSIDRDRLITTYVDLINGTVQGLRHRDFPAFSVQFFADGAPGPHESRDLFDEFMEAMTSREG, encoded by the coding sequence ATGGCAAAACGTTATTTAATTTTAGAAGACGGCTCGGCTTACGCGGGTGAAGGATTCGGTGCCGGAGCAACCACCAGTGGTGAAGTCATCTTTAACTTGAATCTGTTGGGGTACCAAGAAACGATTACCGATCAGATCTATCACAACCAGATTATCATCTTCGCCCAGCCGGCCATTGGCAACGTGGGCATCAACCACGATAGTTACGAATCCATCCTACCTACGGCTAAGGGGATGGTCGTCCGTGACTTGACCAATATCTCGACGAACCGGCTATCGCGCCTATCGCTCGACGAGTTTCTCCAGCAACACAATATTCCCGGTATCAGCGGCATCGATACGCGTCACCTGATTCGTAAGCTGCGTCAGGCGGGACCCATGAAGGGCAGTATTGTCGACGTGGCCGACGCGCACGCCTTCGACCAGTTGAACGCCACGGTCCTAACCAACCGGCAGGTCGATCAGGTCGCCACGCCCAAGCCGTATTCCAACCCGGATACCGGTAAAAACGTGGTGGTGATTGACTTCGGGTTAAAGCACGGAATCTTGCGGCAATTGTCCGAACGGCGCTGCAACGTCACGGTGCTGCCGTGGACGGCTAGTGCCCAGGACGTCTTGAACCTGGATCCGGACGGCGTCTTATTGTCCACGGGTCCCGGCTCACCGTTAGATCTGGGGACCGGCGTACTGGACATGATTCGCGAGGTGCAGGCCGAGATTCCGTTGTTTGCGATCGGCCTAGGCCACGAGTTATTCGCCCTGGCCAACGGCGCGGAATTAACGGCATTACCGGTGGAATACCACGGCAGTAGCCACCCGATTCGCCGCATCATTACCAACGATGTCATCTACGCCACGCAGGGCCAGGGGTACGCGGTCCTAGCGAAGTCCATTGACCGCGACCGGCTGATCACCACCTACGTGGACCTGATCAACGGCACCGTGCAGGGGTTACGACACCGGGACTTTCCGGCCTTTTCCGTGCAGTTCTTCGCGGATGGGGCTCCAGGTCCCCACGAAAGCCGCGACCTCTTCGATGAATTTATGGAAGCGATGACCTCACGGGAGGGATAG
- the pyrR gene encoding bifunctional pyr operon transcriptional regulator/uracil phosphoribosyltransferase PyrR, whose translation MPKVVVDAMAMQRALTRITYEIIERNKGVDDLVILGIKTRGVYLARRIASRLQQLENVTVPVGDLDVTPYRDDIEHDAQTEPEVTATNIDFPVAGKKVILVDDVLYTGRTIRAAMSAVMALGRPKSINLAVLVDRGHRELPIRADFVGKNIPSSQRERIKVSVSEIDNRDAVEILKA comes from the coding sequence ATGCCAAAGGTAGTTGTCGACGCAATGGCCATGCAACGGGCCTTAACCCGGATTACATACGAAATTATCGAGCGAAATAAAGGGGTAGACGACCTGGTCATTCTAGGAATCAAGACCAGAGGCGTCTATTTGGCGCGCCGGATTGCAAGTCGGTTACAACAGTTGGAAAACGTGACGGTGCCGGTCGGCGACCTCGACGTCACGCCGTATCGCGACGACATCGAACACGATGCCCAGACTGAACCGGAAGTGACGGCGACCAACATCGACTTTCCCGTGGCCGGTAAGAAGGTCATCTTAGTGGACGATGTGTTATACACCGGGCGGACGATTCGAGCGGCCATGAGTGCCGTGATGGCCTTAGGGCGGCCCAAGAGTATTAACCTGGCCGTTTTAGTCGATCGGGGGCACCGCGAGCTGCCAATTCGCGCCGATTTTGTGGGCAAGAATATTCCCAGTTCTCAGCGCGAACGGATTAAAGTCTCCGTCAGTGAGATTGACAATCGCGACGCAGTGGAAATCTTAAAGGCGTAA
- a CDS encoding RluA family pseudouridine synthase, producing the protein MDIKEFTVDQKLRLDKLVAVKEPEISRSQAKSAIEAGQITVDGQTVRPKDVAAVGALVRIALPDPQPIDLTPEDIPLDIVYEDDDVIVVTKPQGMVVHPAPGHPNHTLVNALLYHSPLSQINGELRPGIVHRIDKDTSGLLMVAKNDHAHHSLSDQLHAKTNLREYLAIVHGNFKEDEGVIRAPLGRSPKDRKKQAVVADGRPAVTHFRVLERYSDYTLIACRLETGRTHQIRVHLAYIGHPVAGDPLYGPKKTLKGHGQFLHARELGFKQPTTGEQLDFTCPVPPIFHDTVQRLRRQAGLPVDKAI; encoded by the coding sequence ATGGACATTAAAGAGTTTACGGTGGATCAAAAATTACGGCTCGATAAGCTGGTAGCGGTCAAGGAACCCGAGATTTCCCGGTCCCAGGCCAAATCAGCCATCGAAGCCGGCCAGATTACGGTCGACGGTCAGACGGTGCGGCCTAAGGACGTGGCAGCCGTGGGAGCGCTGGTGCGCATCGCCTTACCGGACCCGCAGCCGATTGATCTAACGCCCGAGGATATCCCCTTAGACATCGTTTACGAAGACGACGACGTGATCGTGGTCACTAAACCCCAGGGAATGGTGGTCCACCCCGCGCCGGGGCACCCCAACCACACGTTGGTCAACGCCCTGCTGTACCACAGCCCCTTATCGCAAATTAACGGGGAGCTACGGCCCGGCATCGTCCACCGCATCGACAAGGACACGTCGGGCCTATTGATGGTGGCTAAAAACGACCACGCCCATCATAGCTTATCCGACCAACTCCACGCCAAGACCAATCTGCGCGAGTATCTGGCCATCGTCCACGGGAACTTTAAGGAAGATGAGGGCGTGATTCGCGCGCCGCTCGGCCGGTCACCCAAGGACCGGAAGAAGCAGGCCGTCGTAGCCGATGGGCGGCCCGCCGTGACCCATTTTCGGGTGTTGGAACGCTACAGCGACTACACCCTGATCGCCTGTCGCTTGGAGACCGGGCGGACTCACCAGATCCGTGTCCACCTGGCCTACATCGGCCATCCGGTCGCCGGCGATCCGCTGTACGGACCCAAGAAGACTTTGAAGGGCCACGGCCAATTCCTACATGCGCGCGAACTGGGCTTTAAGCAGCCCACCACGGGTGAACAACTGGACTTTACCTGCCCGGTACCGCCGATTTTTCACGACACCGTCCAACGCTTACGGCGCCAAGCGGGATTGCCGGTTGACAAAGCCATTTAG
- the lspA gene encoding signal peptidase II — protein sequence MLIFDSILIIVLIVIDQLIKHAVVANIALGGQHPVVSGVFSLTHLRNDGAAWSILQGQMWFFTVIAIVALGVMGWFFWRYRHQKDHWIDELGLACMMAGTVGNFIDRLTQGYVVDMFQLDFVNFPIFNFADSCLTVGVILIMIGVFLADRREANQ from the coding sequence ATGCTGATTTTTGATTCCATTCTGATTATCGTGTTAATCGTGATCGACCAACTGATTAAACACGCGGTGGTGGCCAATATTGCGTTGGGGGGCCAGCATCCGGTCGTTAGCGGCGTCTTCTCGCTGACCCATCTGCGTAACGACGGGGCGGCCTGGAGCATCTTACAGGGCCAGATGTGGTTCTTTACCGTGATTGCCATCGTGGCTTTGGGGGTCATGGGCTGGTTTTTCTGGCGCTACCGGCACCAAAAAGACCACTGGATCGACGAACTGGGTTTGGCCTGCATGATGGCCGGCACGGTCGGTAACTTCATCGATCGGCTGACCCAGGGCTACGTGGTCGACATGTTCCAACTTGATTTTGTGAATTTTCCAATCTTTAACTTTGCGGATTCCTGCCTGACGGTGGGGGTCATCTTGATTATGATCGGCGTCTTTTTGGCCGATCGACGGGAGGCTAACCAATAA
- a CDS encoding NAD(P)H-dependent oxidoreductase translates to MTKVLVIYAHPETKTYSTTDKFYQQFITAYRTAHPEDQIIEHNVSEYMPFPLDKIAVAIYNKALVTQPLNPNEERYKAARQAWIDEFVAADKYVFVNPMYNLFVPTEMKSYLDMVMQIPDTFHYTQEGTMAGVLTGKKAIHLQTSGGDYHGTAGGPDLSHLDLGHQYLQAVLHVMGVDDFTGVYAEGMDHDPANAPDIMAKAFSRAEEAGRNF, encoded by the coding sequence ATGACTAAAGTATTAGTAATTTATGCTCACCCTGAAACGAAAACCTATTCAACGACGGATAAATTCTACCAGCAATTTATCACGGCCTACCGCACCGCGCATCCCGAAGACCAGATCATCGAACACAACGTCTCGGAATACATGCCGTTCCCGTTGGATAAGATTGCCGTGGCCATCTACAATAAGGCCCTGGTTACTCAACCGCTAAATCCCAACGAAGAACGGTATAAGGCCGCCCGCCAGGCCTGGATCGACGAATTTGTTGCCGCCGATAAGTACGTCTTCGTCAACCCGATGTACAACCTGTTTGTGCCAACCGAAATGAAGAGTTACCTCGACATGGTCATGCAAATTCCGGACACCTTCCACTACACCCAGGAAGGGACCATGGCCGGTGTCTTAACGGGCAAGAAGGCCATTCACTTGCAGACCTCCGGTGGCGACTATCACGGAACCGCTGGCGGCCCAGATCTCAGTCACCTAGACTTAGGTCACCAATACTTACAAGCCGTCTTGCACGTGATGGGCGTGGACGACTTTACCGGCGTTTACGCCGAAGGCATGGATCATGACCCAGCGAATGCCCCTGATATCATGGCCAAGGCCTTCAGCCGCGCCGAAGAAGCGGGACGTAACTTCTAA
- a CDS encoding APC family permease, which yields MVKAKFGMLSVILLGINSIIGSGIFLLPGQAEKLIGPASILVFIFDMLLIISIALCYAEDATYFQENGGPYLYAKEAFGNFVGYEVGFSVWAISIIAWATMSNAFTTALGAIFPVLNQPLWKDLMILALLGTLTLINVSGVTLTKLVNNVVTIAKLIPLLIFVGVGVFFINGAHFTPFVVTTGSFGGSFGSAAILIFYAFTGFEALAIAAQEFRNPQRTIPLAIIVVLAVVALLYILIQVVSIGVLGPQLATSSAPIQDGLERMIGPAGKTLVAVGTIVSILGIATAQSFYLPRIGASMADNGVMPKIVGYRNRQNVPAVAMLISFVIAYPLAISGTFQTLAAISVVSRFAQYIPTILAVLIFRRRKVQQGSHFRVPFGPVLPVLAVLVSLWLLSKASVFQLVMGLGCLVIAMPFYWFLERGRRSTH from the coding sequence ATGGTGAAAGCCAAGTTTGGGATGCTCAGTGTGATCTTACTGGGCATCAATTCAATTATTGGGTCAGGAATCTTTTTATTGCCGGGTCAAGCGGAAAAACTGATTGGACCGGCCAGCATTTTAGTCTTTATTTTCGATATGTTACTGATCATCTCCATCGCGTTGTGCTACGCCGAAGACGCAACCTATTTTCAGGAAAACGGGGGGCCGTACCTCTACGCCAAGGAAGCCTTCGGCAATTTTGTGGGCTACGAGGTCGGTTTTAGCGTCTGGGCCATCAGTATCATTGCCTGGGCGACCATGTCTAACGCCTTTACCACGGCACTAGGAGCCATCTTTCCGGTTCTTAACCAGCCGTTGTGGAAGGACCTGATGATTTTAGCCTTGCTAGGGACCCTGACGCTGATTAATGTTTCGGGGGTAACGCTGACTAAATTAGTCAATAACGTGGTCACGATTGCCAAGTTGATCCCGTTACTGATCTTCGTGGGGGTCGGCGTCTTCTTCATCAACGGCGCGCACTTTACGCCGTTCGTGGTAACCACCGGTAGCTTTGGCGGTTCGTTTGGGTCCGCGGCCATTTTGATTTTCTACGCCTTCACCGGTTTTGAAGCCTTGGCGATTGCGGCGCAGGAATTTCGGAACCCGCAACGCACGATTCCGTTGGCCATCATCGTGGTTTTAGCGGTCGTGGCGTTACTCTACATCCTGATTCAGGTGGTCTCCATCGGGGTTCTGGGGCCGCAGCTGGCCACCAGTAGCGCGCCGATTCAAGACGGCCTGGAACGGATGATTGGCCCGGCCGGCAAAACGTTGGTGGCCGTAGGAACCATCGTGTCGATCTTAGGGATTGCCACGGCGCAGTCCTTCTACCTGCCACGGATCGGGGCATCGATGGCCGATAACGGCGTGATGCCCAAGATCGTCGGCTACCGCAACCGGCAAAACGTGCCCGCCGTGGCCATGCTGATCTCGTTTGTGATTGCCTATCCACTGGCGATTTCCGGGACGTTCCAGACGTTAGCGGCCATTTCGGTGGTGTCGCGCTTCGCCCAGTACATCCCGACCATCTTGGCCGTCTTGATTTTTCGGCGGCGCAAGGTTCAACAGGGCAGCCACTTCCGGGTGCCGTTCGGGCCGGTCTTACCCGTCTTGGCGGTCCTAGTCAGTCTCTGGCTATTGTCGAAGGCCTCGGTCTTCCAGCTGGTCATGGGGCTGGGGTGCCTGGTCATCGCCATGCCGTTCTACTGGTTCTTGGAACGCGGTCGGCGCTCTACTCACTAG
- a CDS encoding helix-turn-helix transcriptional regulator, with protein sequence MNEQVLGHFLRYKRTTATLNDFDITPTSRRRTPGLTRDEVSALAHVSSDWYTRIEQGRAKSQVSREVLLSLCQALRLSNAETHYVFHLAGQLPPALATTAKDLTDLLMAQLPRPAYVLGAHFQIEQTNPSYARLYQFTPAVTALENNLIWHLFHQRAWRQLFQDWDQVVATQVARFRQVYSQDASAVDLYQVFQAVQTDPAFQRPWQRLTVADLTPQRLLLNSQWGNLYLVETPLIVPTTQQIVMIQTPGDAATATRLARINARDGAHSNRSS encoded by the coding sequence ATGAACGAACAGGTTTTAGGCCATTTTTTACGGTATAAACGCACCACGGCAACGCTGAACGATTTTGACATTACGCCCACCTCCCGGCGAAGAACGCCGGGATTGACGCGCGATGAGGTTTCCGCGTTAGCGCACGTTAGTAGCGACTGGTACACTAGAATCGAGCAGGGGCGGGCTAAAAGCCAGGTATCCCGCGAGGTCCTACTATCCCTCTGTCAGGCCCTGCGACTTTCGAACGCCGAGACGCACTATGTCTTTCATTTAGCGGGACAGTTACCACCGGCGCTGGCGACCACGGCTAAGGACTTAACGGATTTATTAATGGCGCAGCTCCCCCGGCCGGCTTACGTGTTGGGCGCGCATTTTCAAATTGAACAGACCAATCCAAGTTATGCCCGGTTGTATCAATTTACGCCGGCAGTAACGGCCCTCGAAAATAATCTGATTTGGCATTTGTTTCATCAGCGCGCCTGGCGGCAACTTTTTCAAGATTGGGACCAAGTGGTTGCGACTCAGGTGGCTCGTTTTCGGCAGGTCTACAGTCAAGATGCGTCGGCGGTCGACCTGTACCAAGTCTTTCAAGCCGTCCAAACTGACCCAGCTTTTCAGAGGCCCTGGCAACGGCTGACCGTTGCAGATTTGACACCTCAACGCCTGTTATTAAACAGTCAATGGGGGAACCTATATCTTGTAGAGACACCCTTGATTGTGCCGACCACCCAGCAAATCGTCATGATTCAAACGCCAGGGGATGCGGCAACGGCGACCCGGTTAGCACGAATTAATGCGCGTGATGGGGCCCACTCCAATCGTTCAAGTTGA
- the gap gene encoding type I glyceraldehyde-3-phosphate dehydrogenase, with amino-acid sequence MTIKIGINGFGRIGRLAFRRLWELRDTHDVQVVAINDLSDPAMLAYLLQYDSTHGRFQGTVTATATVISVDGQEIPVYAQADARHLPWVAQDGVTIVLECTGFYTSARKAQAHLAAGAQRVLISAPAGDDVKTIVAGVNDQTLTANDHLVSAGSCTTNCLAPMAAALDAEFKLIVGTMTTVHAFTASQTILDGPHSQTRRANRTASTNIIPHSSGAAKAIGLVLPRLAGKLTGHAQRVPVVDGSLTELVSVVQTPHLTAEQVNQHLYPYTQTNPGFSWTSDEIVSSDILGNPAGSIFDATQTTVVTAGTTQLIKTVAWYDNEYGFTCQLIRTLLHLAQL; translated from the coding sequence ATGACAATTAAAATCGGAATCAACGGCTTTGGCCGCATTGGTCGGTTGGCTTTCCGGCGGCTTTGGGAATTACGGGACACCCACGATGTTCAGGTCGTGGCGATTAACGACCTGAGCGATCCGGCCATGCTAGCTTATCTTCTACAATACGACTCGACACACGGCCGCTTCCAGGGAACCGTCACGGCCACAGCTACGGTAATTTCGGTCGACGGCCAAGAAATCCCCGTCTACGCACAGGCCGATGCGCGCCACCTTCCCTGGGTCGCCCAGGACGGCGTGACCATCGTGCTGGAATGTACCGGGTTCTATACCTCGGCACGCAAGGCCCAAGCCCATCTCGCTGCTGGTGCCCAACGGGTCTTGATCTCGGCTCCCGCCGGTGACGATGTGAAAACTATCGTGGCGGGCGTCAACGATCAAACGTTAACGGCGAACGATCATCTGGTCTCGGCAGGGTCGTGTACCACCAACTGTCTCGCCCCCATGGCCGCGGCACTCGACGCCGAGTTTAAGCTAATTGTAGGAACCATGACCACCGTTCATGCCTTTACCGCATCACAAACGATTCTGGACGGTCCCCACAGTCAGACCCGCCGGGCAAATCGCACCGCTTCCACCAATATTATCCCCCATTCTTCGGGTGCCGCTAAGGCCATTGGGTTAGTGCTCCCACGGCTAGCTGGCAAACTCACCGGCCACGCGCAACGGGTACCGGTGGTTGACGGGTCGTTGACCGAACTGGTTAGCGTCGTCCAGACGCCCCATCTCACCGCGGAACAAGTCAACCAACATCTCTACCCGTATACTCAGACCAATCCGGGATTTTCCTGGACTTCTGACGAAATTGTATCGAGCGATATTTTGGGCAACCCAGCCGGTTCCATCTTTGACGCCACGCAAACCACCGTCGTAACAGCTGGGACGACCCAGTTGATCAAAACCGTGGCTTGGTACGATAACGAATACGGGTTTACTTGCCAGTTGATTCGAACGTTACTGCACTTAGCCCAACTTTAA
- the proB gene encoding glutamate 5-kinase yields the protein MSTRQPLSAHRIVIKVGTSTLVYPDGAINLRAIDQLAFVVSALRHHGREVVLVSSGAIGVGLNYMGYHQRPQAIPEQQAIAAIGQTELIAIYKERFATYEQKVGQVLLTRDIFTYPKSHRNVLNTFASLLHQNVVPIVNENDTVAVDELDHETKFGDNDQLSAIVATNLGADLLIMLSDIDGFYTGNPQATSTAKLLSHIAIIDDHIDDLAGGSGSRFGTGGMVTKLKAAERMLAANGQMILANGADPTIIFKILAGDSVGTLFG from the coding sequence ATGTCAACACGTCAACCGTTATCCGCCCACCGCATCGTCATCAAGGTCGGCACCAGCACCCTGGTCTATCCCGACGGCGCCATCAATCTGCGGGCCATCGACCAACTGGCCTTTGTGGTCAGCGCCCTGCGCCATCACGGCCGCGAAGTCGTCCTGGTCTCGTCGGGGGCCATCGGGGTCGGCCTGAACTATATGGGCTATCACCAACGTCCCCAGGCCATTCCGGAACAGCAGGCCATCGCCGCCATCGGCCAGACCGAACTCATCGCCATCTATAAAGAACGCTTCGCCACCTACGAACAAAAGGTGGGTCAGGTTCTCCTAACGCGCGACATTTTCACCTATCCCAAGAGCCACCGTAACGTCTTGAACACGTTTGCGTCGCTTTTACACCAAAACGTGGTCCCCATCGTTAACGAAAACGACACCGTGGCGGTAGACGAACTGGACCACGAGACCAAGTTCGGCGATAACGACCAACTCTCGGCCATCGTCGCCACCAACCTCGGGGCGGACCTGTTGATTATGTTGTCGGACATCGACGGGTTTTACACGGGCAACCCCCAGGCCACCAGTACGGCTAAATTACTTTCCCACATCGCCATCATCGACGACCACATCGACGACCTCGCCGGTGGTAGTGGGAGTCGGTTTGGCACCGGTGGCATGGTCACCAAGCTCAAGGCGGCCGAGCGCATGTTGGCCGCCAACGGTCAGATGATCCTGGCCAACGGGGCCGACCCCACCATCATCTTCAAGATCCTAGCTGGCGATTCCGTCGGCACCCTGTTTGGCTAA